Proteins encoded together in one Branchiostoma floridae strain S238N-H82 chromosome 18, Bfl_VNyyK, whole genome shotgun sequence window:
- the LOC118406159 gene encoding potassium channel subfamily K member 2-like, producing the protein MKGKVVALLGILNLCWLLIGGGVFSALEWQNESVQRVSYEDYRSRLLQNYSCLTEEEVTNFITAIVTAVNAGLTLDNSTASDTSNWDFGNSIFFSSTVITTIGYGHISPSTYGGQAFLVPYALIGIPLCGLMLNGIGENIGGYVTKKKEQYKKRWSKKVSEKTAGVLVMLILFLLFLVFMVLIPSAIFLALEGWSYHISIYYSFVTLTTIGFGDYVPGEGFCILTTP; encoded by the exons ATGAAGGGAAAGGTTGTAGCGCTCCTGGGCATCTTGAACCTGTGCTGGCTGCTGATTGGTGGCGGTGTGTTCAGCGCCCTGGAGTGGCAGAACGAGTCTGTGCAGAGGGTGAGCTACGAGGACTACCGCAGTCGCCTGCTGCAGAACTACTCCTGCCTGACGGAGGAGGAGGTCACTAACTTCATCACG GCAATAGTGACAGCAGTCAATGCAGGTCTGACTCTGGACAACTCCACTGCTTCAGACACCAGTAACTGGGACTTTGGGAACTCCATTTTCTTCTCTTCTACGGTGATCACAACTATAG GTTATGGCCACATCTCCCCCTCTACCTATGGAGGTCAGGCCTTTCTGGTCCCGTATGCCTTAATCGGGATCCCTTTGTGTGGCCTGATGTTGAACGGTATTGGAGAGAACATAGGGGGCTACgtgacaaaaaagaaagaacaatatAAG AAACGCTGGTCCAAGAAAGTAAGTGAGAAAACAGCTGGAGTGCTGGTGATGCTGATCCTCTTCCTCCTGTTCCTGGTGTTCATGGTTCTCATCCCTTCGGCCATTTTCCTGGCACTGGAGGGCTGGTCGTACCACATCAGCATCTACTACTCATTCGTCACCCTTACCACTATTGGCTTTGGTGACTATGTACCAGGTGAGGGATTCTGCATACTCACCACTCCATAG